The region TCCCTTCACATCGACACCGTGAAGGCCAAACGTACCGAGCTCCTCAAGCTGATCCTCTCTCTGGGCGGCAAGGGTTAGACTGCAGTTTGTAAGCAGTAATTTTAAGCTAACTATTACCACCATAAATGTATAACTTTAGCCCAAAAGAGACAGGAATCATGTGAATAAGATATCTATGATATTGctaattttagtatttttcgCATTCGTTGCcgaataaaattgtttttttccaTCGCATCAGTGCGAAGCACTTAAATGAAATATGAAGAGAAGAAAACAGCAGTCGCAGGGGGACTCATGGTGAAGTTGCCTCGACATTAGGGTTTggtctttaaataaatatttatatacccAGACTCAGATGCAGCATTTTGATTCGTCGGCTTATTTTTCCAATGGCGCCAGTAGCCGCTTATTCGAATCggattgcaaaaaaaaaaggtggtttgttggaaataaatcttaggttgaaattatttattgtaAATGCAAAAAACGGAAACTGGTCCACGGCACGAGGACTGTCCATAAATTTACAGTTAAAAGCACATACAAAATAGATAAATCCACATCGAAAAGTGATATTACATTGAGGCACTACAGTACATGCAAGGAATACCTTTATCATTTAGGTGGGTGGGTTATTCTAGGGTAGAATCATGGGGTGGATGTAAACATAATAAACATGACCATTATTTAACGTCTAGCTTAGCTACAAACAGACTGACTTCACAGCCGCACATCGGGCTTTGCCCATCCACCAAAAGCTCGCTCCAGCTCCTCGGCCACAGCCAGGCAGAGGCGGTCTTCATTAAAGTTTGCGATGATCTGCACACCCAGTGGAAGACCCTCGTTTCCCAGTTGACCAAGCGGCACTGCGGTGGCCGGGAAACCCAGTACATTTACAATACCGGTGTAGGCAAAGTTAATGGGTCGCATTATGGGCTCGTTGTGATACGGAGCCACCGTCGGATGCGTGGGGTAGATCAGCACTCCATTGTCACCAAGTAATTTCTGGATCTCCGCTCGCAATTCGTTTCTCTTGCTCACTAGATGATCATACTTGGGAGAACCGTGTTTGCACTGGGCGCTGTCCATTATGGCCGTAGTCAGGCCAATAAAAGTGTGCTTCGAGGCTCCGAAGAACCATTTCATAAGCTCCAGGTACGTGTTGATATCTTTTTCCAAGTTTCCCAGCTGATAGGCAAATCCGTGGCCACTATCGTCCCGCATATTGGCGAACCAGATGGCAGCCGACTGTCGGAATTGTGGCAGCTGAATGCGCTCCACCTTTTGAGTGCCAAACTTTTGGTTCAAATGCTGCACCACTCGTTTCATGGCCTGAAATGGAAACATATAAGTACTTAAGGATTGAAAAAAAGAGACTTTGTAGGCAAAGTTACTTGTCTAAGGTCAGAGTCAACTGCAGAAATCAGGCGCCCACCACCATCCGACTCTTGGTAGAAGAACTTTAGTTTGGTGAGGTCCACCTCCTTATCCAGATTTAGAAGGGCGGACTTCTCGCCAGCCATAATTTTAAGCATGGGCCTCAGATCCTCTGCAAAACGGGACATGGGACCCAGACCTAGGAATGCGTTCTGTTCGGCACTGAATGGTGCTGGAAACTGGCCTACATTGGATACTGTTAGTTTGCTGGGTTTGTGGCCAAAAATCCCATTGAAGAAGGCCGGCATGCGAATGGAACCACCAATGTCAGATCCCAAACCGAATGCGGATGCTGCTGCGGATTGGATACATCCCTCGCCGCCGCTAGAACCGCCGACAATTCGATTTGTATCG is a window of Drosophila bipectinata strain 14024-0381.07 chromosome 2R, DbipHiC1v2, whole genome shotgun sequence DNA encoding:
- the LOC108133790 gene encoding fatty-acid amide hydrolase 2-A, translating into MAEIQNAPLSRVIGGYIFAILQACIRFVFRLIYGQKGESMPPITDPILLESATSLAKKIRNQELSSVQVLESFIRRVKEVNPLLNCVVDERYGQALKEAAEADALIKSGHYTVEELAKQKPFLGVPITTKDCISVKGMLHTAGLYERRHVRATKDADAMALMRKAGAIPFALTNVSEVCMWWESNNTVHGRTRNAYDTNRIVGGSSGGEGCIQSAAASAFGLGSDIGGSIRMPAFFNGIFGHKPSKLTVSNVGQFPAPFSAEQNAFLGLGPMSRFAEDLRPMLKIMAGEKSALLNLDKEVDLTKLKFFYQESDGGGRLISAVDSDLRQAMKRVVQHLNQKFGTQKVERIQLPQFRQSAAIWFANMRDDSGHGFAYQLGNLEKDINTYLELMKWFFGASKHTFIGLTTAIMDSAQCKHGSPKYDHLVSKRNELRAEIQKLLGDNGVLIYPTHPTVAPYHNEPIMRPINFAYTGIVNVLGFPATAVPLGQLGNEGLPLGVQIIANFNEDRLCLAVAEELERAFGGWAKPDVRL